From the genome of Enoplosus armatus isolate fEnoArm2 chromosome 21, fEnoArm2.hap1, whole genome shotgun sequence, one region includes:
- the itgb1a gene encoding integrin beta-1a, giving the protein MDLKLLLISSLLGVFCYSNAQKEGNECINANAKYCGDCIQAGAKCGWCKDPNFLKQGETVSTRCDELQSLIKRGCDDTMIENPHGEQMTLRNKTVTNRRKGAEKLKPEDITQIQPQKLSLTLRSGEPQSFNLKFKRAEDYPIDLYYLMDLSYSMKDDLENVKNLGTSLMLEMSKITSDFRIGFGSFVEKTVMPYISTTPAKLLNPCTGDQNCTSPFSYKNVLKLTSDGKKFNTLVGQQHISGNLDSPEGGFDAIMQVAVCGEQIGWRNVTRLLVFSTDAGFHFAGDGKLGGIVLPNDGKCHLENNIYTMSHYYDYPSIAHLVQKLSDNNIQTIFAVTEEFQPVYQELKNLIPKSAVGTLSANSSNVINLIIDAYNSLSSEVILENSKLPEGVTIAYTSRCKNGVVSEGENGRKCSNISIGDEVMFSISVTSKGCPKQGKPETIKIKPLGFTEEVEITLNFICECECHKEGIKNSPLCHFGNGTYECGACKCNEGRVGRQCECSSNDVATEDMDRTCRKDNGTDICSNNGDCVCGTCECKKRDNPEERYSGQYCECDNFNCDRSGNKLCGGHGRCECRVCVCDPMWTGSACDCSLDNSTCLASNKQICNGRGTCECGTCKCTNPKFQGPTCETCPTCPGVCTEHKECVQCRAFGTGEKKESCERDCSYFNLIKVKDRDKLPQPNDASYPVMHCKERDANDCWFYYTYAVNNNTEKEVHVVDTLDCPAGPDIIPIVAGVVAGIVLIGLALLLIWKLLMIIHDRREFAKFEKEKMNAKWDTGENPIYKSAVTTVVNPKYEGK; this is encoded by the exons atggaCCTGAAGCTGCTCTTGATATCGTCATTGCTGGGAGTCTTCTGTTACAGTAATGCTCAGAAAG AGGGGAACGAGTGCATCAATGCCAACGCCAAATACTGCGGCGACTGCATCCAGGCCGGAGCCAAATGTGGCTGGTGTAAAGACCCA AACTTCCTGAAGCAGGGCGAGACCGTGTCGACCCGTTGTGACGAGCTGCAGTCTCTGATAAAAAGGGGCTGTGATGACACAATGATCGAAAACCCACACGGGGAGCAGATGACCCTCAGGAACAAAACGGTGACAAATCGCCGAAAGGGGGCTGAGAAACTGAAGCCCGAGGACATCACTCAGATCCAGCCCCAAAAACTAAGCCTCACCCTCCGATCTG GTGAGCCCCAGTCTTTCAACTTAAAGTTCAAACGAGCTGAAGATTATCCCATCGACCTGTACTACTTGATGGACCTGTCCTACTCCATGAAGGACGATCTGGAGAACGTCAAGAACCTGGGAACCAGTCTGATGCTGGAGATGTCAAAGATTACCTCTGACTTCAGGATAG GTTTTGGTTCCTTCGTGGAAAAGACAGTCATGCCATACATCAGCACCACCCCGGCCAAGCTGCTGAACCCATGCACAGGAGACCAGAACTGCACCAGCCCGTTCAGCTACAAGAACGTCCTGAAGCTGACCAGCGATGGCAAGAAGTTCAACACCCTGGTGGGCCAGCAGCACATCTCTGGAAACCTGGACTCTCCCGAGGGAGGCTTTGATGCCATCATGCAAGTGGCTGTGTGTGGG GAGCAGATCGGTTGGAGGAACGTGACTCGTCTGCTGGTGTTCTCCACTGACGCCGGCTTCCACTTTGCTGGCGATGGCAAACTGGGTGGCATCGTTTTGCCCAATGATGGAAAATGCCATTTGGAGAACAACATATATACCATGAGCCACTACTAT GACTATCCCTCCATTGCTCACCTGGTTCAGAAGCTGAGCGACAACAACATTCAGACCATCTTTGCGGTCACAGAGGAGTTCCAGCCTGTTTACCAA gaGCTGAAAAATCTGATACCAAAGTCTGCAGTGGGCACTCTGTCTGCCAACTCCAGCAACGTAATCAACCTTATTATAGACGCTTACAAT TCCCTCTCGTCCGAGGTTATACTGGAGAACAGCAAACTTCCAGAGGGAGTGACCATAGCGTACACATCCCGCTGTAAGAACGGAGTGGTGAGCGAGGGCGAAAATGGACGGAAATGCTCCAACATCTCCATCGGGGATGAG GTCATGTTTAGCATCAGTGTGACATCTAAGGGCTGTCCCAAACAAGGCAAGCCAGAGACCATTAAGATAAAGCCCCTGGGATTCACCGAGGAGGTGGAGATTACCCTCAACTTcatctgtgagtgtgaatgCCACAAGGAAGGCATCAAGAACAGCCCACTCTGCCACTTTGGTAACGGGACCTACGAGTGCGGAGCCTGCAA GTGTAATGAAGGACGCGTGGGCAGACAGTGTGAGTGCAGCAGCAACGACGTGGCCACAGAGGACATGGACCGGACCTGCCGCAAAGACAACGGCACCGACATCTGCAGCAACAACGGGGACTGCGTGTGCGGCACCTGCGAGTGCAAGAAGAGGGACAACCCCGAGGAGCGGTACAGCGGCCAGTACTGCGAGTGCGACAACTTCAACTGTGACCGCTCCGGAAACAAACTGTGTGGAG GGCATGGACGCTGTgagtgcagagtgtgtgtctgtgacccCATGTGGACCGGGAGCGCCTGCGATTGTTCTCTGGACAACAGCACGTGCTTGGCCAGCAACAAGCAGATCTGCAACGGCAGAGGAACGTGCGAATGCGGCACCTGCAAGTGCACCAACCCCAAATTCCAGGGTCCCACCTGTGAGACTTGCCCTACCTGTCCCGGAGTCTGTACTGAACACAA AGAGTGCGTCCAGTGCCGGGCGTTCGGCACCGGTGAGAAGAAGGAGTCATGCGAGAGGGACTGCAGCTACTTCAACCTGATTAAAGTGAAGGACAGGGACAAGCTGCCCCAGCCCAACGACGCCTCCTACCCTGTGATGCACTGCAAGGAGAGGGACGCCAACGACTGCTGGTTCTACTACACCTACGCTGTCAACAATAACACGGAGAAGGAGGTCCATGTGGTCGACACGCTGG ACTGCCCCGCCGGTCCCGACATCATCCCCATCGTGGCGGGCGTGGTCGCCGGCATCGTCCTGATTGGCTTAGCCCTGCTGCTCATTTGGAAGCTGCTGATGATCATCCATGACAGGAGGGAGTTTGCCAAGTttgagaaggagaagatgaatGCCAAATGGGACACG GGAGAAAATCCCATCTACAAAAGTGCTGTCACGACTGTGGTCAATCCGAAATATGAAGGAAAATGA